The Dyadobacter sp. 676 DNA window CGGCCGATAGTCGATCCGCGTGGAGGCATACTGAGGCGCGCGGCGTCGATGTATTGTTTTTTACCCATCAGGATACCGGCGCTCTGTGGCCCGCGCATGGCCTTTCCGCCCGATACGCACACAAGGTCGAAGCCCATGTCGTTGAAACGCCACAAGTTTTCGACCGGCGGCACGTCGGCGGCCATGTCGATCATCGTAGGGATACCATTCTTTTTAGCGATCTCCACCCATTGCTCGTGTTTGATCTGCCCCTTATCCGACTGGATGTGCAGGAACCACATCAATGCAGTCTTTTCATTGATCGCCTTCTGCAACTCTTCGGCAGTTTCGACCTGGACAATTTTGCAGCCGGTATTGGTCAATGCATGCGAATAGCCGATGTTGTGGCCTTTTTGTATGATCACCTCCGATTTCATGCCGGTGCCTTCCAGGTGGGGGAGCGCTTCCACTTTTTTCTGGTCCATGCCCGTGAGTACGCCTGCGAGCCCTAGCGTAAGTGCCGAGAAGCAGCCGGCAGTCACGACCGCGGATTCGGCATGTGTAACAGCTGCGATTTTCTCGCCTACTTTCGTCTGGACCTCGTCGAGCATCATAAAATCTTTAGACGCGCCCTGGATCGTGGCTACCACATCGTCCTGCATTAATGAACCGGTCATAGCGGTGTAGGTACCGGCCGCGTTGATGAACGTACGGATACCTAACTCTTTGGCCAGGTTGCGCATGGGCACTTTCGCAACGAGGCTCGCGGCTTCGGCGGTGCCGCTTTGGCCCAAAAATCCGCCCAGAAGGGGAAATGCGGACAGATGCTTGATTAAATCTCTACGGTTTATCATAATGGTTAAGGGCTGAATAGGTTGGTTAAAGGCTCTACGACACGGTTTTGGCAATAAGCAGAGAAAGGATGCATT harbors:
- a CDS encoding aminotransferase class V-fold PLP-dependent enzyme, whose product is MINRRDLIKHLSAFPLLGGFLGQSGTAEAASLVAKVPMRNLAKELGIRTFINAAGTYTAMTGSLMQDDVVATIQGASKDFMMLDEVQTKVGEKIAAVTHAESAVVTAGCFSALTLGLAGVLTGMDQKKVEALPHLEGTGMKSEVIIQKGHNIGYSHALTNTGCKIVQVETAEELQKAINEKTALMWFLHIQSDKGQIKHEQWVEIAKKNGIPTMIDMAADVPPVENLWRFNDMGFDLVCVSGGKAMRGPQSAGILMGKKQYIDAARLSMPPRGSTIGRGMKVNKEEILGMYVALDNFVKMDHKKEWKIWEDRVATIENAVKGVKGVVTEVTVPELGNHTPTLKVSWDAAKISLPVKTLQESLRKGNPSIEVMTGENNSLTITTWMLKPGEEKIVASRLKEELSKAVV